One window of Desulfarculus baarsii DSM 2075 genomic DNA carries:
- the ruvX gene encoding Holliday junction resolvase RuvX produces the protein MSQATPGKIMALDVGRARIGVAVSDEAGLTAQPLCVLRRQGRDEDVRAIGRLAQREGARLIVLGLPLHNDQIGPEAQRVISLGRRLQRRLGLPVGFTNEEDTTIEAHEAMLEADLSRKRRAEVVDKVAAALILRRWLDGMREEVL, from the coding sequence ATGAGCCAGGCGACACCAGGCAAAATCATGGCCCTGGACGTGGGCCGGGCGCGCATAGGCGTGGCCGTCAGCGACGAGGCCGGCCTGACGGCCCAGCCCCTGTGCGTGCTGCGCCGCCAGGGCCGCGACGAGGACGTGCGGGCCATTGGCCGCCTGGCCCAGCGCGAAGGGGCGCGGCTGATTGTCCTGGGCCTGCCGCTGCACAACGACCAGATCGGCCCCGAGGCCCAGCGCGTGATCAGCCTGGGCCGGCGGCTCCAGCGACGGCTGGGCCTGCCGGTGGGGTTCACCAACGAGGAAGACACCACCATCGAGGCCCACGAAGCCATGCTGGAGGCCGACCTCAGCCGCAAACGGCGGGCCGAGGTGGTGGACAAGGTCGCCGCGGCGCTGATCCTGCGGCGTTGGCTCGACGGCATGCGCGAGGAGGTTTTATGA
- the mltG gene encoding endolytic transglycosylase MltG gives MNRGLIAAIVVIAVCLAAVAGYFGGRTLLLNHTAGIGDKDVVVEIPPGAGVRAVADLLGRADVVSSPNLFWLTTRLTSADGPILAGEYKLSPAMTYGGILRVLRQGKVLLHTVVLPEGLTMAQAVGRLAQAGLIDEQKALALCGDKGFVTAMGLAGPNMEGYLFPDTYHLAKGLGERRILGLLARRFLTAWRVVEQRASAQKLGMAQTVTLASIIEAEAKLANERPLISAVYHNRLRAGMLLQADPTVIYGLGGLKRPLNRADLAVDTPYNTYLRPGLPPGPICNPGLASLEAAVAPATVDYLYFVAKGDGGHAFSADYRDQVKAINRYRRR, from the coding sequence ATGAATCGGGGGCTGATCGCCGCCATCGTGGTGATTGCCGTCTGCCTGGCGGCGGTGGCCGGCTATTTCGGCGGCCGGACCCTGCTGCTCAACCACACCGCCGGCATCGGCGACAAGGACGTGGTGGTGGAGATTCCTCCGGGGGCCGGGGTGCGGGCCGTGGCCGATCTGCTGGGTCGGGCCGACGTGGTCTCCAGCCCCAACCTCTTTTGGCTGACCACCCGCCTGACCTCGGCCGACGGGCCGATCCTGGCCGGCGAATACAAGCTGAGCCCGGCCATGACCTATGGCGGAATCCTGCGCGTGCTGCGTCAGGGCAAGGTGCTGCTGCACACGGTGGTGCTGCCCGAGGGCCTGACCATGGCCCAGGCCGTGGGACGGCTGGCCCAGGCCGGGCTGATCGACGAACAAAAGGCCCTGGCCTTGTGCGGCGACAAAGGCTTCGTGACGGCCATGGGCCTGGCCGGCCCGAACATGGAAGGCTACCTGTTCCCCGACACCTATCACCTGGCCAAGGGCCTGGGTGAACGGCGGATTCTGGGCCTGCTGGCGCGCCGCTTCCTGACGGCCTGGCGCGTGGTCGAGCAGCGGGCTTCCGCCCAAAAACTGGGCATGGCTCAAACCGTGACCCTGGCCAGCATCATCGAGGCCGAGGCCAAGTTGGCCAACGAACGGCCGCTGATCAGCGCCGTTTACCACAACCGCCTGCGCGCCGGCATGCTCCTGCAAGCCGACCCCACGGTGATCTACGGCCTGGGCGGGCTCAAGCGACCGCTCAACCGCGCCGACCTGGCCGTGGACACGCCCTACAACACCTACCTGCGGCCCGGCCTGCCGCCGGGGCCCATCTGCAACCCCGGCCTGGCCAGCCTGGAGGCGGCGGTGGCCCCGGCCACGGTGGATTACCTCTACTTCGTGGCCAAGGGCGACGGCGGCCACGCCTTCAGCGCCGATTACCGCGACCAGGTCAAGGCCATCAACCGCTATCGCCGCCGCTGA
- a CDS encoding TetR/AcrR family transcriptional regulator gives MKNIKKTSSDKHRRIIEAAVKVFAKNGFYNSKVSEIAREANVADGTIYLYFENKDDILISLFEEELARVLEHIREALDGETDPVKKLERFATVHLNLVQDNQDLAEIIQVEVRQSSKFMKEYKNSKFLEYLDIISEIIREGQQQGIFRKDIEPGIAKRAFFGALDEMSRYWVLSEARRYSIAKAVQDISSIFLRGLMAA, from the coding sequence TTGAAAAACATAAAGAAAACATCCAGTGACAAACACCGTCGGATCATCGAAGCCGCGGTCAAGGTCTTTGCCAAGAACGGCTTTTACAACTCCAAGGTCAGCGAGATAGCCCGCGAGGCCAACGTGGCCGACGGGACTATTTACTTGTATTTTGAAAATAAGGATGACATTCTAATTTCTCTTTTCGAGGAGGAGTTGGCCCGGGTTCTGGAGCACATCCGCGAGGCCCTCGACGGCGAGACCGACCCCGTCAAAAAGCTCGAGCGCTTCGCCACGGTGCATCTGAACCTGGTGCAAGACAATCAGGACTTGGCCGAGATCATCCAGGTCGAGGTGCGGCAATCCTCCAAATTCATGAAGGAATACAAAAATAGCAAATTTTTGGAATACCTGGACATCATCAGCGAAATCATCCGCGAGGGCCAGCAGCAAGGCATCTTCCGCAAGGACATCGAGCCAGGCATCGCCAAGCGGGCGTTTTTTGGCGCCCTGGATGAAATGAGCCGTTATTGGGTGCTCTCCGAGGCCAGGAGGTACTCCATCGCCAAGGCCGTCCAGGACATCAGCAGCATCTTTCTGCGTGGCCTGATGGCGGCTTGA
- a CDS encoding electron transfer flavoprotein subunit beta/FixA family protein: MNIVVCIKQVPDTETAIKIAADGKSISTDDIKWVMNPYDEFAVEEALRFQKEQKATVTVVGAGPKRVTEALRTALAMGADKAVLIEDDGLYGADPIAIAKILAAAIKDLTPDIVFLGQRAIDDDAGVVGAALAEFLGMPQLSVVTKLSLDGDKVTVNRPVEGQTLVIESPLPAVITCQKGLNEPRYASLPGIMKAKKKPLDTKKLADLGASATGFAEVVAITPPPERAAGVTISGDDPAQMALNLAKALREQAKII, from the coding sequence GTGAATATCGTTGTCTGCATCAAACAAGTACCCGACACCGAGACGGCAATCAAGATCGCCGCTGACGGCAAGTCCATCAGCACCGACGACATCAAGTGGGTCATGAACCCCTATGACGAGTTCGCCGTCGAAGAGGCCCTGCGCTTCCAGAAGGAACAGAAGGCCACCGTCACGGTGGTCGGCGCCGGTCCCAAGCGCGTCACCGAGGCCCTGCGCACCGCCCTGGCCATGGGCGCCGACAAGGCCGTGCTGATCGAGGACGACGGCCTCTATGGCGCCGATCCCATCGCCATCGCCAAGATTCTGGCCGCGGCGATCAAAGACCTGACCCCCGACATCGTCTTCCTGGGCCAGCGGGCCATCGACGATGACGCCGGCGTGGTCGGCGCGGCTCTGGCCGAGTTCCTGGGCATGCCCCAGCTTTCGGTGGTCACCAAGCTGAGCCTGGACGGCGACAAGGTCACCGTCAATCGCCCGGTCGAGGGCCAGACCTTGGTCATCGAGTCGCCCCTGCCGGCGGTCATCACCTGCCAGAAGGGCCTCAACGAGCCCCGTTACGCCTCCCTGCCCGGCATCATGAAGGCCAAGAAGAAGCCTCTGGACACCAAGAAGTTGGCCGACCTGGGCGCCAGCGCCACCGGCTTCGCCGAGGTGGTGGCCATCACCCCGCCGCCCGAGCGCGCCGCCGGCGTGACCATCTCCGGCGACGATCCGGCCCAGATGGCCCTCAACCTGGCCAAGGCCCTGCGCGAGCAGGCCAAGATCATCTAG
- a CDS encoding electron transfer flavoprotein subunit alpha/FixB family protein, producing the protein MAGVYVVAEHRDGAFRKVTLEAASAAKKIADELGSEVTAVVLASGMADACAELGKYGVSKVLYADDAAFAQYTTDAYANALAELLKDADVVVFGASMQGKDLAGRLAAKLDTSVAVDCTALAVEGGKVKATRPIYAGKVYADIVINAKPQMVTLRPNVFDVVEVGGQAAVETISATAGEVKTKVVDVVKDAGGKIDLTEALVIISGGRGMKDGANFEILETLAGQLNGAVGASRSAVDAGWRPHRDQVGQTGKVVTPNLYIACGISGAIQHLAGMGSSKVIVAINKDADAPIFQKADFCVVADLFDVVPAFTEEVKKLG; encoded by the coding sequence ATGGCAGGTGTTTACGTAGTCGCCGAACACAGGGACGGCGCGTTCCGCAAAGTGACCCTGGAGGCCGCCAGCGCCGCCAAAAAGATCGCCGACGAGTTGGGTTCCGAAGTCACCGCCGTGGTGTTGGCTTCGGGCATGGCCGACGCTTGCGCCGAGCTGGGCAAGTATGGCGTGAGCAAAGTGCTCTACGCCGATGACGCCGCCTTTGCCCAATACACCACCGACGCATACGCCAACGCCCTGGCCGAGCTGCTCAAGGACGCCGACGTGGTGGTCTTTGGCGCCTCCATGCAGGGCAAGGACTTGGCCGGCCGCCTGGCCGCCAAGCTCGACACCAGCGTGGCCGTCGATTGCACCGCCCTGGCCGTCGAAGGCGGCAAGGTCAAGGCCACCCGGCCCATCTACGCCGGCAAGGTCTACGCCGACATCGTCATCAACGCCAAGCCCCAGATGGTCACCCTGCGGCCCAACGTCTTCGACGTGGTCGAGGTGGGCGGCCAGGCCGCCGTCGAGACCATCAGCGCCACGGCCGGCGAGGTCAAGACCAAGGTCGTCGACGTGGTCAAGGACGCCGGCGGCAAGATCGACCTGACCGAGGCCCTGGTGATCATCTCCGGTGGCCGCGGCATGAAAGACGGCGCCAACTTCGAGATCCTGGAAACCCTGGCCGGCCAGCTCAATGGCGCGGTCGGCGCTTCCCGCTCGGCCGTCGACGCCGGCTGGCGTCCTCACCGCGATCAGGTTGGCCAGACCGGCAAGGTCGTCACGCCCAACCTCTACATCGCCTGCGGCATCAGCGGCGCCATCCAGCACCTGGCCGGCATGGGCTCGTCCAAGGTGATCGTGGCCATCAACAAGGACGCCGACGCCCCCATCTTCCAGAAAGCCGACTTCTGCGTTGTCGCCGACCTGTTCGACGTGGTGCCGGCCTTCACCGAGGAAGTCAAGAAGCTGGGCTAA
- a CDS encoding TetR/AcrR family transcriptional regulator, which translates to MDKELKGEVRRKRRDPAATKDKILVAAEKLFSRKGFSGTSMSEIAAKGKVTQSLIHHYFGSKEGLFLEVMRRHLVRMGRMGRKRMEQAIQGDDYLAAGLTAYFRMLADTPLLVHMGAWFTLFFLQHPRPVRMIEGGDAEEDANQRYIFDLCEDMVRAMSEMQQKGLMRQDIDPAALLMMIFSAAEHWHEAKLRLLRRLPHDTAERVDDDKYLETLIKIIIDGARPRPAQV; encoded by the coding sequence ATGGACAAGGAACTAAAGGGCGAAGTTCGCCGCAAACGGCGTGATCCGGCGGCGACCAAGGACAAGATTCTGGTGGCGGCCGAAAAACTATTCAGCCGCAAGGGCTTTTCGGGCACGTCCATGAGCGAGATCGCGGCCAAGGGCAAGGTCACCCAGAGCCTGATTCATCACTATTTCGGCTCCAAGGAGGGGCTGTTCCTGGAGGTGATGCGCCGCCATCTGGTGCGCATGGGCCGCATGGGCCGCAAGCGCATGGAGCAGGCCATCCAGGGCGACGACTACCTGGCCGCGGGGCTGACGGCCTATTTTCGCATGCTGGCCGACACGCCGCTGTTGGTGCACATGGGCGCGTGGTTCACGCTGTTTTTCCTGCAACACCCCCGGCCGGTGCGCATGATCGAGGGCGGCGACGCCGAGGAGGACGCCAACCAGCGCTATATCTTCGACCTGTGCGAGGACATGGTGCGGGCCATGAGCGAAATGCAGCAAAAAGGCCTGATGCGCCAGGATATCGACCCGGCGGCCCTGCTGATGATGATCTTCAGCGCCGCCGAACACTGGCACGAGGCCAAGCTGCGCCTGCTGCGCCGCCTGCCGCACGATACCGCCGAGCGCGTCGACGATGACAAGTACCTGGAGACCCTGATCAAGATCATCATCGACGGCGCGCGGCCCCGGCCGGCCCAGGTCTGA
- a CDS encoding alpha/beta fold hydrolase, whose protein sequence is MWEQHLVGGKIGLTRANGFDPSLPSILLIHGSGGYKELYNHQIIGLRGRANVAAIDLPGHGQTAGPGFRQVEPYAQWLADFLAAGPVRPVVLGHSLGGAVALQLGLDHPELASGLVLMGSGGRLRVMPQFLQGLKENFAATIQGGLGFAYAPDADAAMVAEGVRKMLQTPAELVWGDFSACDAFDVTPRLGQIDLPALALVGSEDRMTPPKYSQYLAQHMPRCAFKQIDGGGHMLNIEKPAEVNQALIEFLAQF, encoded by the coding sequence ATGTGGGAGCAGCACCTGGTCGGCGGCAAAATCGGCTTGACCCGCGCCAACGGCTTCGATCCTTCCTTGCCCAGCATTTTGCTTATCCACGGCTCGGGCGGCTACAAAGAGCTTTACAATCACCAGATCATCGGCCTGCGCGGCCGGGCCAACGTGGCGGCCATCGATCTGCCCGGCCACGGCCAGACCGCCGGACCGGGCTTCCGCCAGGTCGAACCATACGCCCAGTGGCTGGCCGACTTCCTGGCCGCCGGGCCGGTGCGGCCGGTGGTCCTGGGTCACAGCCTGGGCGGCGCGGTGGCCCTGCAACTGGGCCTGGATCACCCCGAGTTGGCCAGCGGCCTGGTGCTGATGGGCAGCGGCGGCCGCTTGCGGGTCATGCCCCAATTTTTGCAGGGGCTCAAGGAAAACTTCGCCGCCACCATCCAGGGCGGCCTGGGCTTTGCCTACGCCCCGGACGCCGACGCGGCCATGGTCGCCGAGGGCGTGCGCAAGATGCTCCAGACGCCGGCCGAGCTGGTCTGGGGCGATTTCAGCGCCTGCGACGCCTTCGACGTCACCCCGCGCCTGGGCCAGATCGACCTGCCGGCCCTGGCCCTGGTCGGCTCCGAGGACCGCATGACGCCACCCAAGTACAGCCAATACCTGGCCCAGCACATGCCACGCTGCGCCTTCAAGCAGATTGACGGCGGCGGCCACATGCTAAACATCGAAAAACCGGCCGAGGTCAATCAGGCGCTGATCGAGTTTCTGGCCCAGTTTTAG
- a CDS encoding NUDIX hydrolase, with product MNQRLADEVLEVVDGRDTVIGLARRGDIHAQGLLHRAVHVLVFDQAGRLYLQRRSANKDTHPGKWTSSASGHVDPGESYEQAARRELAEELGLESALEPLGRLAACALTEGEFTAVYRATADQEPRPDPHEISEGRFFGLTEAMALAAGPMATPSLGLVLGLLPA from the coding sequence ATGAACCAGCGCCTGGCCGACGAAGTGCTGGAGGTGGTCGACGGCCGCGACACGGTGATCGGCCTGGCCCGACGCGGCGATATCCACGCCCAGGGCCTGTTGCACCGGGCCGTGCACGTGCTGGTCTTCGACCAGGCCGGCCGGCTCTATCTGCAACGGCGCTCGGCCAACAAAGACACCCACCCCGGCAAATGGACCAGCTCGGCCAGCGGCCACGTGGACCCCGGCGAAAGCTACGAGCAGGCCGCCCGGCGCGAACTGGCCGAGGAATTGGGCCTGGAGTCGGCCCTGGAGCCCCTGGGCCGCCTGGCCGCCTGCGCCCTCACCGAGGGCGAGTTTACCGCCGTCTATCGCGCCACCGCCGACCAAGAGCCCCGGCCCGACCCCCACGAGATCAGCGAAGGCCGTTTTTTTGGCCTGACCGAGGCCATGGCCCTGGCCGCCGGGCCCATGGCCACGCCGTCGCTGGGCCTGGTGCTGGGGCTGCTGCCGGCCTAA
- a CDS encoding enoyl-CoA hydratase/isomerase family protein: MQYNKIRLERHGAVALLTLDNPAQMNAVDQQMGPQLAHALQSVAADGDLRALVLTGAGDVFCAGGNLRRAMQALAAGLTAGAGHVFLAYTAWVHQAVHLLLTMPQVVVAAVNGPTAGAGLAWLLASDLAVADENARIRPGFLGVGLTPAGGVTHLLPQALGPGRATQALMQNQDIDPRHAVALGLLNAVSPPGQALDMAMAMARQAAAGSAAALARTKALLGHQRRQGLLAHMEQERQATATAADGPDFRRLVAKFFHKQPASIGE, encoded by the coding sequence TTGCAGTATAACAAAATCCGCCTGGAGCGTCACGGGGCCGTGGCCCTGCTGACCCTGGACAACCCGGCCCAAATGAACGCCGTGGATCAGCAAATGGGCCCCCAACTGGCCCACGCCCTGCAAAGCGTGGCCGCAGACGGCGATCTGCGCGCCCTGGTGTTGACCGGCGCGGGCGACGTTTTCTGCGCCGGCGGCAACCTGCGCCGCGCCATGCAAGCCCTGGCCGCCGGACTCACCGCCGGCGCGGGGCATGTGTTTCTGGCCTACACCGCCTGGGTGCATCAGGCCGTGCATCTGCTGCTGACCATGCCCCAGGTGGTCGTGGCCGCCGTCAACGGCCCCACCGCCGGCGCGGGCCTGGCCTGGCTGCTGGCCAGCGATCTGGCCGTGGCCGATGAAAACGCGCGCATCAGGCCGGGCTTTCTGGGCGTGGGGTTGACCCCGGCCGGCGGCGTCACCCACCTCTTGCCCCAGGCCCTGGGCCCCGGTCGCGCCACCCAAGCGCTCATGCAAAACCAGGACATCGACCCCCGCCACGCCGTCGCCTTGGGCCTGCTCAACGCCGTGAGCCCGCCCGGCCAGGCCCTGGACATGGCCATGGCCATGGCCCGACAAGCCGCCGCCGGCTCCGCCGCCGCCTTGGCCCGCACCAAGGCCCTGTTGGGCCATCAGCGCCGCCAGGGCCTTTTGGCGCACATGGAACAAGAACGCCAGGCCACGGCCACCGCCGCCGATGGGCCCGACTTCCGCCGCCTGGTGGCCAAGTTTTTTCACAAGCAACCGGCAAGCATTGGAGAATGA
- a CDS encoding nitroreductase: MEFKDVVNGRFSCRAFLDKPVSRQVVEQIVQTALRAPSWGNTQPWKVYAVGGETAASIRAAQRQAIEEGRPGNPDVVMPAKFEGALMDRYRALGIAMFQAMGLARDDKEGRLRHYVNNYGAFGAPAMLYVTVPKGQTAYVILDGGAIATMLCLAAHELGLATCLEAALATYPDIVRQEVAIGPDEDLLVGIALGYADPDAPANKFRADRMPLEQVLSVVDMS; this comes from the coding sequence ATGGAATTCAAAGACGTCGTCAATGGCCGCTTTTCGTGCCGCGCCTTTTTGGACAAACCGGTCAGCCGCCAGGTGGTCGAGCAGATCGTCCAGACCGCCCTGCGCGCGCCCAGTTGGGGCAACACCCAACCCTGGAAGGTCTACGCCGTTGGCGGCGAGACGGCGGCCTCCATCCGCGCCGCCCAGCGCCAGGCCATCGAAGAGGGCCGCCCCGGCAATCCCGACGTGGTCATGCCGGCCAAGTTCGAGGGCGCGTTGATGGATCGCTACCGCGCCCTGGGCATCGCCATGTTCCAGGCCATGGGCCTGGCCCGCGACGACAAAGAGGGACGTCTGCGTCATTATGTCAACAATTACGGTGCATTCGGCGCGCCGGCCATGCTCTATGTCACCGTGCCCAAGGGCCAGACGGCCTACGTCATCCTCGACGGCGGAGCCATCGCCACCATGCTTTGCCTGGCCGCCCACGAGCTGGGCCTGGCCACCTGCCTGGAGGCGGCCCTGGCCACCTACCCCGACATCGTTCGCCAGGAAGTGGCCATCGGCCCCGACGAAGACCTGCTCGTGGGCATCGCCCTGGGCTATGCCGACCCCGACGCGCCGGCCAACAAGTTCCGCGCCGACCGCATGCCCTTGGAGCAGGTTCTGAGCGTGGTTGATATGAGTTAG
- a CDS encoding alkaline phosphatase family protein, translated as MNRRRLCVIGLDCAAPELVFEQLTPRLPNLSGLMRRGRWGRLQSTDPPITVPAWVSMASGLDPGQLGLYGFRNRPDHSYAPLALASAQGVGVPRLWDMASQAGLCSTVLGLPLTWPASAVRGAMVAGFPLPENADGLTWPRSLGPRLERWGGGPYIVDVPDFRRADRAALAQTVRTMVQRRFAVARGLWRLYDPDLLWLVEMGTDRMHHAFWRHHDPLHRLHQPGSPLAGAIASHYEDLDAQIGLLLAELPPETLVLVVSDHGARRLEGGLCINQWLLERGLLRLRVEPAEGAPLAPAMIDWPRTKVWSDGGYYARIFCNVAGREPQGAVDPAAYDAFLAELRAELEAMPGPDGRPLGNRVVDPRQAYAAVNGAAPDLLLYPGDLAWRAIGQVWPRGGPLFVQDNDSGPDDANHAPEGLFIAAPAAGQALAQAGRQHHGATLYDVCPTACSWLGLDPPAKGRGRPWPWLDQLDRPRGR; from the coding sequence GTGAACAGGCGGCGGCTGTGCGTCATCGGCCTGGACTGCGCCGCGCCAGAGCTGGTCTTTGAGCAACTGACCCCGCGCCTGCCCAACCTGAGCGGGCTGATGCGCCGTGGTCGCTGGGGCCGCCTGCAAAGCACCGACCCGCCCATCACCGTGCCGGCCTGGGTCAGCATGGCCAGCGGCCTGGACCCGGGCCAACTGGGCCTCTACGGTTTTCGCAACCGGCCCGACCATTCCTACGCCCCCCTGGCCCTGGCCAGCGCCCAGGGCGTCGGCGTCCCGCGTTTGTGGGACATGGCCAGCCAGGCCGGGCTGTGCTCGACGGTGCTGGGCCTACCCCTGACCTGGCCGGCCTCGGCCGTGCGCGGGGCCATGGTCGCCGGTTTTCCTCTGCCCGAAAACGCCGACGGCCTGACCTGGCCGCGCAGCCTGGGCCCTCGGCTGGAACGCTGGGGCGGCGGGCCCTACATCGTCGATGTGCCCGACTTTCGCCGCGCCGACCGCGCGGCCCTGGCCCAGACCGTGCGGACCATGGTCCAACGCCGTTTCGCCGTGGCCCGTGGCCTGTGGCGGCTCTACGACCCGGATCTGCTGTGGCTGGTGGAGATGGGCACGGATCGCATGCACCACGCCTTTTGGCGGCACCACGACCCACTGCACCGTCTGCACCAACCCGGCTCGCCCCTGGCCGGGGCCATCGCCAGCCACTATGAAGACCTCGACGCCCAGATCGGCCTGCTCTTGGCCGAGCTGCCGCCCGAGACGCTGGTGCTGGTGGTCAGCGATCACGGCGCGCGCCGCCTGGAAGGCGGGTTGTGCATCAATCAGTGGCTGCTGGAGCGGGGGTTGCTGCGCCTGCGCGTCGAACCGGCCGAGGGCGCGCCGCTTGCGCCCGCGATGATCGACTGGCCGCGCACCAAGGTGTGGTCCGACGGCGGCTATTATGCGCGCATCTTTTGCAACGTGGCCGGTCGTGAGCCGCAAGGGGCCGTCGATCCGGCCGCTTACGACGCCTTTTTGGCCGAACTGCGCGCCGAACTGGAGGCCATGCCCGGCCCCGATGGCCGGCCCCTGGGCAACCGCGTGGTCGATCCGCGCCAGGCCTACGCCGCCGTCAACGGCGCGGCCCCGGATCTTTTGCTCTACCCCGGCGACCTGGCCTGGCGGGCGATCGGCCAGGTCTGGCCGCGAGGCGGGCCGCTGTTTGTTCAGGATAACGACTCCGGCCCCGACGACGCCAACCATGCGCCCGAGGGCCTGTTCATCGCCGCGCCGGCCGCTGGCCAGGCCCTGGCCCAGGCCGGCCGCCAGCATCACGGGGCCACGCTATACGACGTCTGCCCCACGGCCTGCTCCTGGCTGGGGCTGGACCCGCCGGCCAAGGGGCGCGGGCGGCCGTGGCCCTGGCTGGACCAACTCGACCGCCCGCGGGGGCGCTAA
- a CDS encoding M48 family metallopeptidase, with protein MFFAQIVAFILVMVLFEAYQPGVAGLRPLDSVFGSLAALCCLWAAGQLAVRRLLERLAGADPPTDPARATRRLESLLHGGAIACFVLMITALDLKAQLMAVPALAQWQTLSGLCAAGIYLCCLVVVWWTMQPLEARVFYRDLGRWAHVRAQARFVAPVLFPWLIAVAVQDLALALWPAADGWLRTAWGDLAFLSLLMILMSLLFPPLVRRWWGCRPLPEGPTRDVAARTLRRLGVSVAEIVDWPILEGRVLTAGILGLAPGLRYLLVTKALAQALDETEIAAVTAHEAGHVRHRHMLAYILFFLGFFLAIFALTGSFNLLMGWLVYLLSAFDWGMAALSTPAQEANPLTLLLALPLVIFLALYVRFGMGFFMRHFERQADFFSLEAMGSAEPLIGALERIASLSGNIRDVPSWHHFSVAQRVEALRQAQAEPRLIAAHGRMLRRALVIYALCLGLLVGAGLAADHSGAGSALQEAVITRLLEERAALRPDDAGVRLELGLLRYQQGDERRALGDLRMAVDLDPDNAEALNSLAWLLVTAKEESLRRPERALVLAEKAVRLRPEPHIWDTLAEAYLANGRPDQAEAAAAAALAAGPKEQRAYFEEQYQRFKRAAQEAKSR; from the coding sequence ATGTTCTTCGCCCAGATAGTCGCGTTCATTCTGGTGATGGTGCTGTTCGAGGCCTATCAGCCCGGCGTGGCCGGCCTGCGGCCGCTGGACAGCGTTTTCGGCTCGTTGGCGGCGCTGTGCTGCCTGTGGGCGGCCGGCCAACTGGCCGTGCGCCGCCTGCTGGAGCGCCTGGCCGGGGCCGACCCGCCGACCGACCCGGCCAGGGCGACCAGGCGGCTGGAGAGCCTGCTGCACGGTGGGGCCATTGCCTGCTTCGTGCTGATGATCACCGCCCTGGACCTCAAGGCCCAACTCATGGCCGTGCCGGCCCTGGCCCAATGGCAGACGCTTTCGGGCCTGTGCGCGGCGGGGATCTACCTTTGCTGCCTGGTGGTGGTGTGGTGGACCATGCAGCCGCTGGAGGCCCGCGTATTTTATCGCGACCTGGGGCGCTGGGCCCATGTGCGGGCCCAGGCCCGCTTCGTGGCCCCGGTGCTGTTCCCGTGGCTGATTGCCGTGGCCGTGCAGGATCTGGCCCTGGCCCTCTGGCCGGCGGCCGACGGCTGGCTGCGCACGGCCTGGGGCGACCTGGCCTTTTTGTCGCTGCTGATGATCCTGATGTCGCTATTGTTTCCGCCGCTGGTGCGCCGCTGGTGGGGCTGCCGGCCCCTGCCCGAGGGACCGACCAGGGATGTGGCCGCGCGCACGTTGCGGCGTCTGGGCGTCTCGGTGGCCGAGATCGTCGATTGGCCGATCCTGGAAGGCCGGGTGCTGACGGCGGGCATCCTGGGCCTGGCCCCGGGCCTGCGCTATCTGCTGGTCACCAAGGCCCTGGCCCAAGCCCTGGATGAAACGGAGATTGCCGCGGTGACCGCCCACGAGGCCGGCCACGTTCGCCATCGGCATATGCTGGCCTATATCTTGTTTTTCCTGGGTTTTTTCCTGGCCATCTTTGCCCTGACCGGCTCGTTCAACCTGCTGATGGGCTGGCTGGTCTATCTGCTTTCGGCCTTTGACTGGGGCATGGCCGCCCTCTCGACGCCGGCCCAGGAAGCCAACCCCCTCACGCTGCTGCTGGCCTTGCCGCTGGTGATCTTTCTGGCGCTGTACGTGCGCTTTGGCATGGGCTTTTTCATGCGCCACTTCGAGCGCCAGGCCGACTTTTTTTCGCTCGAGGCCATGGGCTCGGCCGAGCCGCTGATCGGCGCGTTGGAGCGCATCGCCAGCTTGTCGGGCAACATCCGCGACGTGCCTTCGTGGCATCATTTTTCGGTGGCCCAGCGGGTGGAGGCCCTGCGCCAGGCCCAGGCCGAACCCAGGCTCATCGCCGCCCACGGCCGCATGCTGCGCCGGGCCCTGGTGATCTACGCCCTGTGCCTGGGCTTGCTGGTGGGCGCCGGGCTGGCCGCCGACCACAGCGGGGCCGGATCGGCCCTGCAAGAGGCCGTCATCACCCGCCTGCTGGAAGAACGGGCGGCCTTGCGGCCCGACGACGCCGGCGTGCGCCTGGAGTTGGGCCTGCTGCGTTATCAACAGGGCGACGAGCGCCGGGCTCTGGGCGATCTGCGCATGGCCGTGGACCTGGATCCAGACAACGCCGAGGCCCTCAACAGCCTGGCCTGGCTGTTGGTCACGGCCAAGGAAGAGTCGTTGCGCCGGCCCGAGCGCGCCTTGGTGTTGGCCGAAAAGGCCGTGCGCCTGCGGCCCGAGCCGCACATCTGGGACACCCTGGCCGAGGCCTATCTGGCCAACGGCCGCCCCGATCAGGCCGAGGCCGCCGCCGCCGCGGCCCTTGCCGCCGGCCCCAAGGAGCAGCGCGCCTACTTCGAGGAGCAATACCAACGCTTCAAGCGGGCCGCCCAAGAGGCCAAGTCCCGGTGA